A region from the Helicoverpa armigera isolate CAAS_96S chromosome 6, ASM3070526v1, whole genome shotgun sequence genome encodes:
- the LOC110373127 gene encoding probable phosphorylase b kinase regulatory subunit beta isoform X3 yields the protein MIRQGSIDDINSQQFLKISNYEDTVRQLDIYYAIVKRQLLRFQSPITGLFPVLSSDLHIGSVRDSIYCASAVWGLYQAYRRIDDDRGKSHELGQSTVKCMRGILECWVKQSARVEAFKTRQSAAHALHVKFHLTTGEPVLSDEQYHHLQIDVVSLYLLFLVQMITSGLQIIYTQDEVAFVQNLVYYVERAYRTPDYGMWERGSKYNDGKPEIHASSIGMAKAALEAINGCNLFGDKGASWSVVYVDIDAHNRNRSIFETMLPRESSSKGVDAALLPTVSFPAFATHEEHLVQLTKNNILRRLQGKCGFKRFSRDGYKCVLEDPNRRFYHEGELKEFDGIESEWPLFYVMMIIDGVFRTLPDQVEEYQKLLKARIYMDEYGDPVIPWYYYVPREGIENERSEPNSVRRLPANHPSDGIEKDTGGLFLWAQSLFVLAQLLTGGLLHVNELDPIRRYLPSYNRPRRAGRYSAFQAKPTFGIATDLVVQVVLIAESMRLQAMMGTYGIQTQTPHEVEPVQVCSSTQLVHVYRELGVCPKLKLTGRPIRPVGSLGTSKIYRVCGMTVLCYPLIFEVSEFYLYRDMALLIDDIKTELQFVGKYWRLSGRPTVCLLVREEHMRDPHFKHMLDLFAMLKKGHCDGVKVRLGRLQNLISSSCMEHLDFMSQGEFPSEMFTQFRQLEHEYIGYQSLTDVPRTLTYREENLSYDAFKHRSTPDIVAALRSLENIFAQCQLWGILLEREGPLFEVNGTNALESLKSLYHSAGVLRHWRAVRYCSSLLNHTVDSISPFITTVLVNGKQLTVGVIGQKETVFDKPMTPGEIQSVMYSTIQPYDVIGAVLQQEIVLYCGRLIGTNPDMFRGILKIRVGWVLEAIRIYLELFPAEKRADGTLESLSPYKLRTLLQRVLTVSDWAEERGLTPLQRRQLEGCLCRVPKHFYIQVWDILLRTPKGIIIHGQSIPAEPTLVNMSRSELSFALLVEEALVRVASPARRQLSVELLCVLATILRRNPELYLQQPLYIDKLVDDAEITFAKDSGVTDSAALSSAAPGVSVGYLARAVVNSVLQGAAAAHLEPAAQPDCLVS from the exons ATGATCCGTCAAGGGAGCATTGACGATATAAATTCGCAACAGTttctaaaaatatctaattatgAAGATACAGTCCGTCAACTGGATATATATTATGCTATAG TGAAAAGACAGTTATTAAGATTCCAAAGTCCAATTACTGGACTTTTTCCAGTTTTATCATCAGATCTTCACATAGGCAGTGTGAGAGATAGTATTTACTGTGCATCAGCTGTATGGGGATTATATCAAGCATACAG ACGCATTGATGATGACAGAGGCAAATCTCATGAGCTGGGTCAGAGCACAGTGAAATGTATGCGTGGCATACTAGAGTGCTGGGTGAAGCAGTCTGCAAGGGTGGAGGCTTTCAAAACCCGCCAGAGTGCTGCTCATGCCTTACATGTCAAGTTCCATCTCACTACTGGGGAACCAGTTCTCTCTGATGaacaatatcatcatctgcaAATAGATGTTGTGTCCCTGTACTTGTTGTTCCTTGTGCAAATGATCACATCAGGACTACAGATCATTTATACCCAG GATGAAGTGGCATTTGTTCAAAATTTAGTATATTATGTGGAGCGTGCATACAGAACCCCTGATTATGGCATGTGGGAAAGAGGATCTAAATATAATGATGGAAAGCCTGAAATCCATGCATCTTCAATTG GAATGGCAAAGGCTGCTCTCGAAGCTATTAATGGTTGCAACCTATTTGGTGACAAAGGAGCGTCATGGAGTGTAGTTTACGTGGATATTGATGCTCACAATCGCAACAGAAGTATTTTTGAAACTATGCTGCCGCGCGAATCCAGTTCTAAG GGTGTTGACGCTGCGTTATTACCCACTGTATCATTCCCGGCATTCGCTACTCACGAGGAGCACCTAGTCcagttaacaaaaaataatattttaagacgTTTGCAAGGCAAATGCGGATTCAAAAGATTTAGTAGGGATGGGTACAAATGCGTGCTTGAAGATCCTAATAGAAGGTTTTATCATGAAGGAGAATTGAAGGAGTTTGATGGCATCGAGTCTGAGTGGCCATTGTTCTATGTAATGATGATCATTGATGGCGTGTTCCGCACTCTACCCGACCAAGTAGAAGAGTATCAGAAGCTACTAAAAGCTAGAATATATATGGACGAATATGGAG aTCCAGTAATTCCCTGGTATTATTATGTTCCACGTGAAGGTATTGAAAATGAGCGGAGTGAACCAAATTCTGTGCGACGATTGCCTGCAA ATCACCCCAGTGACGGTATcgaaaaag ACACAGGTGGTCTATTCCTGTGGGCGCAGTCGCTGTTTGTGCTGGCTCAGCTGCTGACGGGCGGCTTGTTACACGTTAACGAGCTGGACCCCATCAGGAGGTATCTGCCTTCCTACAATAGACCGAGACGCGCTGGACGGTATTCGGCTTTTCAG GCTAAGCccacattt GGAATAGCTACAGACCTGGTTGTGCAAGTAGTATTAATAGCGGAGTCGATGCGACTCCAAGCGATGATGGGCACTTACGGCATACAAACGCAGACGCCGCATGAGGTCGAACCCGTTCAG GTGTGCAGTTCCACGCAACTGGTTCATGTCTACAGAGAATTAGGAGTCTGTCCTAAATTGAAGCTCACTGGACGACCAATAAGACCTGTCGGATCACTCGGTACTAGTAag ATATACCGAGTATGCGGCATGACGGTGTTGTGTTACCCGCTGATATTCGAAGTGTCGGAGTTCTACTTGTACAGAGACATGGCATTGCTCATCGACGACATTAAGACCGAACTGCAGTTTGTTGGCAA ATATTGGCGTCTATCTGGCCGTCCGACAGTATGCCTGCTAGTGCGCGAAGAACACATGCGCGATCCTCACTTCAAGCACATGCTGGACCTGTTCGCGATGCTCAAGAAGGGACACTGCGACGGCGTTAAAGTGCGTCTCGGCAGGCTCCAGAACCTCATCTCTAGTTCTTGTATGG AGCATCTAGACTTCATGAGCCAAGGCGAGTTTCCATCGGAAATGTTCACGCAGTTCCGACAACTAGAACACGAGTACATCGGCTATCAGTCCTTGACGGACGTTCCTCGTACACTCACGTACCGTGAGGAGAATCTTTCTTACGATGCGTTTAAGCACCGCTCGACGCCAGACATTGTTGCCGCGCTAAGGTCCCTTGAGAACATCTTCGCTCAATGCCAACTGTGGGGCATTCTGTTGGAGAGAGAAGGACCCCTGTTTGAG GTAAACGGCACGAACGCGCTGGAATCTCTGAAGAGCCTGTACCACAGCGCCGGCGTACTGCGGCACTGGCGCGCCGTGCGCTACTGCTCGTCGCTGCTCAACCACACCGTCGACTCCATCAGCCCCTTCATCACCACCGTGCTCGTTAATGGCAAACAG CTAACAGTGGGCGTGATTGGTCAGAAGGAGACTGTGTTTGACAAACCGATGACGCCCGGCGAGATACAGTCGGTCATGTACTCCACGATACAACCGTATGATGTCATTGGCGCAGTATTACAACAG GAAATCGTGCTATACTGCGGGCGTCTGATCGGCACAAACCCGGACATGTTCCGCGGCATACTGAAGATCCGCGTGGGCTGGGTACTTGAAGCCATCCGTATCTATCTGGAGCTGTTCCCGGCGGAGAAGCGCGCGGACGGCACGCTTGAGAGCTTGTCACCGTACAAGCTGAGGACTCTGTTGCAACGAGTGCTCACTGTGTCGGACTGGGCTGAGGAGAGAGG GTTAACGCCTCTGCAGAGGCGACAGTTAGAAGGGTGTCTGTGCCGCGTGCCCAAACACTTCTACATTCAGGTCTGGGATATATTGCTGCGGACACCGAAAGGAATTATAATTcat GGTCAATCAATCCCAGCGGAGCCGACGCTAGTGAACATGTCCCGCTCGGAGCTGTCGTTCGCTCTGCTGGTGGAGGAGGCGCTGGTGCGCGTGGCGTCGCCGGCGCGGCGCCAGCTGAGCGTGGAGCTGCTGTGCGTGCTCGCCACCATCCTGCGCCGCAACCCCGAGCTCTATCTGCAGCAGCCGCTTTACATCGACAAACTCGTGGACGATGCTGAGATTACATTCGCCAAG GATAGCGGGGTGACAGACAGCGCGGCGCTGAGCTCGGCGGCGCCGGGCGTGTCGGTGGGCTACCTGGCGCGAGCCGTCGTCAACAGCGTGCTGCagggcgccgccgccgcgcacctCGAGCCCGCCGCGCAGCCCGACTGCCTCGTCTCCTGA